One Candida dubliniensis CD36 chromosome 1, complete sequence genomic region harbors:
- a CDS encoding 90S preribosome/SSU processome component KRR1 → MPSTHNRDKPWDTPDIDKWALEEFKPEHNASGLHFAEESSFMTLFPKYREQYLRSIWSDVTKALDKHFIKCELDLVEGSMTVKTTTKTFDPAMIIKARDLIKLLARSVPFPQAVKILQDDIACDVIKIGNFVANKDRFIKRRQRLVGPNGNTLKALELLTKCYILVQGNTVSAMGPFKGLKEVRRVVEDCMKNIHPIYYIKELMIKQELSKNPALANEDWSRFLPSFKKRNVARKKKTSKKSIEKKVYTPFPPAQQPRKIDLQIESGEYFLGKKEKELKKLQEKRSKQEEVSETKRQERAKDFEAPEEEVYENKLLKKEKKDKKEKKDKKDKKDKKDKKEKKDKKDKKDKKKKRSKDDEDHSPDRKRSKH, encoded by the coding sequence ATGCCATCTACTCATAATCGTGATAAACCATGGGATACTCCAGATATAGATAAATGGGCTCTTGAAGAGTTTAAGCCAGAACATAATGCTTCGGGTCTACATTTTGCTGAAGAATCATCATTTATGACTTTATTCCCTAAATATCGTGAACAATATTTAAGAAGTATATGGAGTGATGTAACCAAGGCATTAGATAAAcattttatcaaatgtGAATTAGATTTAGTTGAAGGATCAATGACAGTTAAAACAACCACGAAAACATTTGATCCGGCTATGATTATTAAAGCTAgagatttaattaaattattagcCAGATCAGTTCCATTTCCTCAAGCAGTAAAAATATTACAAGATGATATTGCTTGTGATGTTATTAAAATTGGTAATTTTGTTGCTAATAAAGATAGATTTATCAAGAGAAGACAAAGATTAGTTGGTCCCAATGGTAATACTTTAAAGGCATTAGAATTATTGACTAAGTGCTATATATTAGTTCAAGGTAATACTGTGAGTGCCATGGGTCCATTTAAAGGATTAAAAGAAGTCAGAAGAGTGGTTGAAGACTGtatgaaaaatattcatcccatatattatatcaaagaattaatgattaaacaagaattaaGTAAAAATCCAGCATTAGCTAATGAAGATTGGTCAAGATTTTTACCAAGTTTTAAAAAGAGAAATGTTGctagaaagaaaaagactAGTAAGAAATCTATCGAAAAGAAAGTATATACCCCATTCCCACCTGCTCAACAACCTAGAAAGATTGATTTACAAATTGAAAGTGGTGAATATTTCTTAGGTaagaaggaaaaagaattgaaaaaattacaagaaaaacGTTCTAAGCAAGAAGAAGTAAGTGAAACTAAACGACAAGAAAGAGCCAAAGATTTTGAAGCTCCAGAAGAAGAGGTTTATGAGAATAAACTCTTgaagaaggaaaagaagGATAAAAAGGAGAAGAAAGACAAGAAAGACAAGAAAGACAAGAAAGATAAAAAGGAGAAGAAAGACAAGAAAGACAAGAAAgataaaaagaagaaaagatcaaaagatgatgaagaccATTCACCAGATCGTAAGAGATCTAAGCATTAA
- a CDS encoding serine/threonine protein kinase, putative (deleted EC_number 2.7.1.37;~Similar to S. cerevisiae GIN4;~Similar to C. albicans GIN4) yields the protein MPHSRQPSISSSIMSQSNHNHPQKIGPWKLGKTLGRGATGRVLLATHQTTGQKAAVKVVSKSELQDEENEKNGDGLPYGIEREIIIMKLLNHPNVLRLYDVWETSKALYLVLEYVEGGELFDLLVERGPLPEIEAIKYFRQIILGTAYCHALGICHRDLKPENLLLDSQLNVKLADFGMAALESNGKLLETSCGSPHYAAPEIVSGLKYHGAASDVWSCGVILFALLTGRLPFDDENIRNLLLKVQAGNFEMPVDEISREARDLIARMLEVDPMRRISTAKILRHPLLTKYPMSNEDLISEKSLPHPQTGYKSLGSVRNIDKQILSNLTILWNDRPEEDIIDCLLKDGSNPEKTFYALLMRYKHNQEESSNSNSPKKSTSFNNKVVRSGSKYSLNGTPRRKRASHISVSRPTSFQYKSNPGAGAAANRNSVARNSAVSSANNSPRKSPYKSPYRSPYRSPYKSPSKRYSDSQSPTKSPYGRRSNSQRQFENEPLKAKPRNIYNEIVDAQSNFSLPPSLPPSLPSKDSRYMIDDYNQPQLQQPALSQVPENPIVDESPDLMQSANISSGKRNSIIGKNSNNNKRMSKRKSIRASMTTSLKRNSITMKLLSTYAKLAGDDDWEYMDKQTKRTSATFAALCDKIFNQEDYDEEDEQLVDPEEKEAREYERLMELERKKHEAELKARRELEKKKRRQKRRSILSSKKLSIIIKNDADPNNSEQELVDDGIKQPKRQSKNLAALRALSEGNHASEELTLEDVENLKRRSASQPVPRRRQTPILTRRPVSRLDPLWQAHENEQLDRAKDALEQEWRDSQKRTSTVSRKKVHRESMISVMDDIVEEDQGGVNRRSSRNTYYERERDYELPEPTVEHSNLTDDYMTEIRKSRLLNSQLNVRGPLNEKRKSEPKTLISNVQIPSVTRKSRNFTSSNKRLSVLSVYSTKESYRDLNSIINSPDENPELHQNINKPALRTSIADRLDKAGLPEPEYETETDGEDKMSVIDLDDHLADRRTSYYDGSGKRASRASTTKRYNVHSSSGQRPKSKVPDLPRNDYDDTFVSNSDEIHKRQYKSMISDESSASDDVFDKIKLPDGKSTKSSIDELANGTSTSGHRKSKVRHSQPGTEMLIPHLNGGIESSQPMSKVRGNNSNGHDDTAPPPPPPAHKINKKPLDDKTNFPPPEVDPKRKGSFFRKLSWGSKKTIESNTNANTTTKQQQLPSPVDSKDEKPKSSFFRWFSSSHSPSTAEIRKFNTILPKHEMSTALFALLNSWSNFGLKDLRNDQVGYYITGAISKHNSFNLKSCKFRIKINQRDFNQKSEIVCVRVKGSKVTTDTLFSEIEKVLLKEGVLDK from the coding sequence atgcCACATTCAAGACAACCTTCGATATCGTCATCGATTATGTCACAATCgaatcataatcatccaCAAAAAATCGGACCTTGGAAATTAGGTAAAACTTTAGGAAGAGGTGCCACTGGTAGAGTTTTATTAGCTACTCATCAAACAACGGGACAAAAAGCTGCTGTAAAAGTAGTTTCCAAATCAGAATTACAAGACGAAGAAAACGAGAAAAATGGAGATGGATTACCATATGGTATAGAAAgagaaattattataatgaaattattaaaccaTCCTAATGTTTTGAGATTGTACGATGTATGGGAAACATCTAAAGCTCTTTATCTTGTTCTAGAATACGTCGAAGGGGgagaattatttgatttattggtAGAACGTGGTCCATTACCTGAAATTGAAGcaataaaatatttccGTCAAATCATATTGGGTACTGCTTATTGTCATGCTCTTGGTATATGCCATAGAGATTTAAAACCAGAAAATTTGTTACTAGATTCTCAATTGAATGTAAAATTAGCTGACTTCGGAATGGCAGCTTTAGAGAGTAATGGCAAATTATTGGAAACCTCTTGTGGTTCTCCTCATTATGCTGCTCCAGAAATTGTCAGTGGATTAAAATATCATGGAGCTGCATCCGATGTTTGGTCCTGTGGGGTCATATTATTTGCCTTGTTAACAGGTAGATTACCTTTTGACGATGAAAATATCAGAAATTTACTTCTTAAAGTTCAAGCCGGTAACTTTGAAATGCCAGTTGATGAAATAAGCAGAGAAGCAAGAGATTTAATTGCTAGAATGTTAGAAGTTGATCCGATGAGAAGAATATCTACGGCAAAGATTTTGAGACACCCATTGTTAACAAAGTACCCAATGTCAAACGAGGATTTAATTAGTGAAAAGTCATTGCCACACCCACAAACTGGTTACAAGTCTTTAGGGTCAGTTAGAAACattgataaacaaattcTATCAAACTTGACAATTCTATGGAATGACAGACCCGAAGAAGATATTATTGACTGTCTTTTGAAAGATGGGTCCAACCCCGAAAAAACATTTTACGCATTGTTGATGAGATATAAGCATAACCAAGAAGAATCTAGTAATAGCAAttcaccaaaaaaatcaactagtttcaataataaagtGGTACGCAGTGGGTCAAAGTACAGTCTTAATGGTACGCccagaagaaaaagagcTAGTCACATAAGTGTGTCAAGGCCAACATCTTTCCAATACAAGTCCAACCCGGGAGCTGGTGCAGCAGCAAATAGAAACTCCGTTGCCAGAAATTCTGCTGTTTCATCTGCTAATAACTCTCCTCGAAAATCACCATATAAATCACCATACAGATCGCCCTACAGATCGCCATATAAATCTCCTTCTAAGAGATATTCAGATAGTCAATCACCAACAAAGTCCCCTTATGGAAGAAGATCAAATTCACAAAGACAGTTTGAAAATGAACCGTTAAAGGCAAAGCCAAGAAATATTTACAATGAGATTGTTGATGCACAAAGTAACTTTTCGCTACCTCCATCACTTCCACCTTCCTTACCTTCAAAAGATTCTCGTTACATGATTGACGACTACAACCAACCCCAGTTGCAACAACCTGCGTTGAGTCAAGTTCCTGAAAATCCTATTGTCGATGAATCCCCTGATTTAATGCAGTCTGCAAATATTTCTAGTGGCAAaagaaattcaataataggaaagaacagcaacaacaacaagagaatgtctaaaagaaaatcaattcGTGCATCCATGACTACGAgtttaaaaagaaattccaTAACTATGAAATTGTTATCCACTTATGCTAAATTAGCAGGTGATGACGATTGGGAGTACATGgataaacaaacaaaaagaacATCAGCTACTTTTGCAGCATTGTGTGACAAGATATTCAACCAAGAAGACTATGACGAAGAAGACGAACAATTAGTTGATCCTGAAGAAAAGGAAGCCAGGGAATATGAAAGGTTAATGGAAttggaaagaaagaaacacGAAGCTGAATTAAAAGCTAGAAGAGAAttagaaaagaagaaaagaagacaAAAGAGACGTTCAATATTGAGTTCGAAGAAATTaagtattattatcaagaatGATGCTGATCCAAATAATAGTGAACAAGAGTTGGTTGATGATGGTATTAAGCAGCCAAAACGTCAGTCCAAAAACTTGGCTGCTTTAAGAGCATTATCTGAGGGAAACCATGCATCCGAAGAATTGACATTGGAGGACGTTGAGAATTTAAAGAGAAGATCAGCATCACAGCCAGTTCCAAGAAGAAGACAAACTCCAATTTTGACAAGAAGACCTGTATCAAGATTGGATCCATTATGGCAAGCACACGAGAATGAACAATTAGACAGAGCTAAAGATGCTTTGGAACAAGAGTGGAGGGATTCACAAAAGAGAACTTCAACCGTCAGTCGTAAAAAAGTACACCGAGAATCGATGATTTCGGTAATGGATGATATTGTCGAAGAAGATCAAGGTGGTGTAAACAGAAGATCATCACGAAACACTTATTATGAAAGGGAAAGAGACTATGAATTACCAGAACCAACCGTGGAACACTCTAATTTGACTGATGATTACATGACAGAGATTAGAAAATCTAGACTTTTGAACAGTCAGTTGAATGTAAGGGGTCCACTCAATGAAAAGAGAAAATCTGAGCCTAAAACTCTTATTAGCAATGTTCAAATACCGAGTGTTACTagaaaatcaagaaatttcaCCAGTTCCAACAAAAGATTGTCAGTATTGTCTGTGTATTCAACAAAGGAATCGTATCGTGATTTGAATTCTATAATTAATTCACCAGATGAAAACCCTGAATTGCATCAAAACATCAACAAGCCAGCTTTACGAACCAGTATTGCTGATCGTTTGGATAAGGCTGGTTTGCCTGAACCAGAATATGAAACCGAAACTGACGGTGAAGATAAAATGTCtgttattgatttggaCGACCACTTAGCTGATAGAAGAACTTCATATTATGATGGTTCTGGAAAGAGAGCTTCTAGAGCTTCAACAACTAAACGATACAATGTGCATTCCAGTTCAGGTCAAAGACCAAAATCCAAAGTTCCTGATTTGCCAAGgaatgattatgatgataCATTTGTTAGTAATAGTGATGAAATTCACAAACGCCAGTataaatcaatgatttctGACGAATCTAGTGCATCCGATGATGtctttgataaaattaaattaccAGACGGTAAATCAACTAAATCTtctattgatgaattggcTAATGGTACTTCTACAAGTGGACATAGGAAATCCAAAGTGAGACATTCTCAACCAGGCACAGAAATGTTGATTCCCCATTTGAATGGAGGTATTGAATCGTCACAACCAATGTCTAAAGTTCGTGGTAACAATTCAAATGGTCATGATGACACTGctcctccaccaccaccaccagctCATaagataaataaaaaaccaTTGGATGATAAGACGAATTTCCCACCACCAGAAGTGGatccaaaaagaaagggCTCGTTTTTTAGAAAACTCTCATGGGGGTCCAAGAAAACCATTGAAAGCAATACAAATGCCAACACAACTactaaacaacaacaattaccaAGTCCTGTTGATTCTAAAGACgaaaaaccaaaaagcTCATTTTTCAGATGGTTTTCATCATCCCACAGTCCATCAACTGctgaaattagaaaatttaACACAATTTTACCTAAACACGAAATGTCTACGGCTTTATTTGCCTTGTTGAATTCCTGGTCTAATTTTGGTTTGAAAGATTTACGAAATGATCAAGTAGGATATTATATTACTGGTGCCATATCCAAACacaattctttcaatttaaagAGTTGTAAATTTAGAATTAAGATTAATCAACGAGatttcaatcaaaaatCAGAAATTGTATGTGTTAGAGTGAAAGGATCTAAAGTTACCACAGATACGTTATTTtctgaaattgaaaaagtcTTACTCAAAGAAGGTGTTTTAGATAAATAA
- a CDS encoding ribosome-biogenesis, nucleolar protein, putative (Similar to S. cerevisiae NEP1;~Similar to C. albicans EMG1) encodes MSELKNGTSETNKNEATHSDSKTKSSSSNNKSSVPPASLVPVQPTALTSRDKNTQRLIVVLSQACLETYKMNTGGPGGDRFALLNCDDHQGLLRKMGRDIAEARPDITHQCLLTLLDSPINKAGKLQVYIQTARGVLIEVNPSVRIPRTFKRFSGLMVQLLHKLSIRSENSKEVLLKVIKNPITDHLPTKCRKVTLSFDAELKRVQDYVTTLEENESICVFVGAMARGKDNFADEFVDEKIGLSDYPLSASVACSKFCHGCEDVWGIY; translated from the coding sequence ATGTCTGAATTGAAAAACGGAACAAGTGAAACTAATAAGAATGAAGCCACTCATCTGGATTCTAAAACTAAATCCTCTTCCTCCAACAATAAATCATCGGTTCCACCAGCATCATTGGTGCCAGTTCAACCTACAGCACTCACATCTCGTGACAAGAACACCCAAAGATTAATTGTGGTCTTATCTCAAGCATGTTTAGAAACATATAAAATGAATACTGGCGGTCCAGGTGGTGATAGATTTGCCTTGTTAAATTGTGATGATCATCAAGGGTTATTAAGAAAAATGGGGAGAGATATAGCCGAGGCAAGACCAGATATTACCCATCAATGTTTATTGACCTTATTAGATTCACCAATCAATAAAGCCGGTAAACTACAAGTTTATATTCAAACTGCCAGAGGTGTTTTAATAGAGGTTAACCCAAGTGTTAGAATCCCCAGAACTTTTAAAAGATTTTCGGGATTAATGGTACAATTATTACATAAATTAAGTATTCGTTCAGAAAATTCTAAAGAAGTATTATTGAAAGTTATTAAAAACCCAATTACAGATCACTTGCCAACTAAATGTCGTAAAGTTACATTATCATTTGATGCTGAACTTAAACGTGTTCAAGATTATGTGACCACtttagaagaaaatgaaagtaTATGTGTTTTCGTTGGAGCAATGGCTAGAGGTAAAGATAACTTTGCtgatgaatttgttgatgaaaaaattggtcTTTCTGATTATCCATTATCTGCTTCAGTAGCATGTTCTAAATTTTGTCATGGTTGTGAAGACGTTTGGGGAATCTATTAA
- a CDS encoding DNA replication checkpoint mediator, putative (Similar to S. cerevisiae MRC1), whose product MDLLDGIEDYSASQFKPTQADAMPTTQQDNENSDSESPSQTQPNQSLLGFDFNITAISKTLNLANDNRDDDTPNLSILDKVKNRLLGGGDASDEDDNNTNPDDEVSDKTQKIIHPSTISAFQLLPQLDVDESEFSNNSSTQIIPKMKPTQKIETSSDTQVIPKPSDIESWFNPKVQTHENGNTMPPLKALSKEEREAKVAQLAEQKRRERLEKERQALEQDLTKGTITDEEEELNQEANDTVVSSHFKSDGLSTKELEKAQEFLNIQKRHVDIRPEFQKKVVFTKAKLLSEFSEEEEEGGFGSDGKTITKNKTPSSPTVEEILKSSPFTSPVKDDHNDESVLDLFKKPSESSKNPLELYAERLKKQLYSSPQAQADSTYKVKHSKKLINLDSDSDIDLVSSSPTRKPPVSIGTGGVSGSKFSNRAKELDNIPELSKEQRLLIKQKFLKKKFQNSKTKGNQSKNLNLNHKQDNGFMQKLREKHINQLKLNKLNNPDHLIMEELEKDEETMTSLLEREMERARNIRKREKLQERAKLALLEGKWGIKSKNDSETYGNEIPESDVADSDVPDSDYNSDNYGDASEDELPKGTEINPRSDDSYMFGGGDNADGNGEDEGVTTTLSTQPQPVFDNTSFIDKNEGLFQNLQPRTSKEDSFISTQGEESQSQIKLPLFRDLTQGPIQTQVDEEATQKDDVATQKILGATQKIVVPTQKIKNDTQIINNLKLQRPANSDRKVDVDDDDDDIITPANVRRGRKMIRNNNMIKIEEDEEEILSKSDNDREQKEQEEEDDNNVDDPEEIQRRIKEYELKICKRELKLRKRRKEMERKGMKNIVEGEAEESEDEWKGLGGIDEEFSDVINSEDEKMIDNNFNIDLKNDEIRSKFMEEYQIKDQKELEKLLDDIKNHRLIKRAGVNSNGLDIEISDEEDQLLEAYRKQKFMEQQQRLLQNKKLFELYKNEKSKAFFKSIQDTVEVIKIDDSDDSDIEDQNNPFNKDKKKSGSETDKDDNQQKENDDDDDDDDDDSLDKEAPIKKTIKVDEAFIRKKLSFLYSTTDEDKYERLQRISRIQHGLSDGEEDIDDINVLKSKSFNNLTNNRLTPTLESSQGGSKKREHENDTDVDEEEEEGDEEFMPVFKKPSIVKSFKSFQEQQGISIKDGKHHFSGVTISKQYKVVAGSKASITYMSKNNNHSKNQIKNIREEKIQKSLHSSRSGNSSFFDNSGFE is encoded by the coding sequence TAACCGGGATGATGATACACCAAATCTAAGTATTTTAGATAAAGTTAAGAATAGATTGTTAGGAGGCGGTGACGCGtcagatgaagatgataataaCACCAATCCAGATGATGAAGTCCTGGATAAGACTCAAAAGATAATTCACCCATCTACTATTTCTGCATTTCAATTACTACCACAATTGGATGTAGATGAAAGCGAATTTTCCAACAATCTGTCAACACAAATCATACCGAAGATGAAACCAACTCAAAAGATTGAAACTTCAAGTGATACACAGGTCATTCCTAAGCCCAGTGATATAGAAAGTTGGTTTAACCCAAAAGTTCAAACACATGAGAATGGAAATACTATGCCACCATTGAAAGCTTTATCTAAGGAAGAACGGGAAGCTAAGGTCGCTCAATTGGCTGAACAAAAGCGTCGTGAAAGACTTGAAAAGGAAAGACAAGCATTGGAACAAGATTTAACTAAGGGCACCATaactgatgaagaagaggaaTTGAATCAAGAAGCTAATGACACAGTTGTTTCATCACATTTTAAAAGTGATGGGTTGTCTAccaaagaattggaaaaggcacaagaatttttgaatattcaaaaaagaCATGTAGATATTCGACctgaatttcaaaaaaaagttgtcTTTACAAAAGCCAAATTGTTATCTGAGTTTTccgaagaagaagaagaaggggGTTTTGGTTCAGATGGGAAGACTAtcaccaaaaataaaacaccTTCGTCTCCAACAGTTGAggaaatattgaaatcaagTCCATTTACATCTCCCGTGAAGGATGATCATAATGATGAAAGTGTTTTAGATTTATTCAAGAAACCAAGTGAAAGCTCTAAGAATCCATTGGAATTATATGCAGAAAGATTGAAAAAGCAACTTTACAGTTCACCACAAGCTCAAGCTGATTCTACATACAAAGTCAAACATTCTaagaaattaatcaatttagatTCTGATTCTGATATTGATCTTGTATCTTCATCTCCAACAAGGAAGCCTCCAGTTTCTATTGGTACTGGTGGTGTTTCTGGatcaaaattttccaaTCGAGCCAAGGAATTGGATAATATTCCTGAACTTAGTAAAGAACAACGgttattaataaaacaaaaatttttgaaaaagaaattccaAAATTCCAAAACCAAAGGTAATCAACTGAAAAATCTTAATCTTAATCATAAACAAGATAATGGGTTTATGCAAAAATTACGTGAAAAAcatattaatcaattaaaattgaataaattaaataatccTGATCATTTGATCATGGAAGAGTTAgaaaaagatgaagaaacaATGACTTCTTTATTGGAAAGAGAAATGGAAAGAGCTAGAAATATTAGGAAACGAGAAAAGTTACAAGAACGAGCCAAATTGGCATTACTAGAGGGGAAATGGGGAATTAAGTCCAAGAATGATTCCGAGACTTATGGTAATGAAATCCCTGAAAGTGATGTAGCTGATTCTGATGTGCCTGATAGTGATTATAATCTGGATAATTATGGAGATGCACTGGAAGATGAATTACCAAAAGGAACTGAAATTAATCCTAGAAGTGATGATAGTTATATGTTTGGCGGTGGTGACAACGCTGATGGCAATGGTGAGGATGAAGGGGTAACTACTACTTTATCGACACAACCTCAACCAGTTTTCGATAATACAtcttttattgataaaaatgagGGACTTTTCCAAAATTTACAACCAAGAACGTCGAAAGAAGATTCATTTATATCTACACAAGGTGAAGAAAGTCAATCACAGATTAAACTTCCCCTTTTCCGAGATCTTACACAAGGCCCAATACAAACTcaagttgatgaagaagcCACTCAAAAAGATGATGTAGCAACGCAAAAGATTTTAGGTGCCACCCAAAAAATAGTTGTTCCTACtcaaaaaatcaagaacGATACTCAGATTATCAACAATCTAAAGCTACAACGTCCAGCTAATAGCGACAGAAaggttgatgttgatgacgatgacgatgatATAATTACACCTGCAAATGTTCGTCGTGGTCGTAAAATGATCAGGAATAATAACATGATTAAAATCgaagaagacgaagaagaaatcCTTTCAAAGAGTGACAACGATCGTGAACAGAAAGAACAAGAGGAGgaagatgataataatgttgatgatCCAGAAGAAATACAACGTCGTATCAAAGaatatgaattgaaaatttgtaaACGAGAATTAAAATTACGGAAACGTAGAAAAGAGATGGAACGTAAAGGgatgaaaaatattgttgaagGAGAAGCTGAAGAATCTGAAGATGAATGGAAAGGATTAGGAggaattgatgaagaattttcTGATGTTATTAATtctgaagatgaaaaaatgattgacaataattttaatattgatttaaaaaatgatgaaattcGATCAAAATTTATGGAAGAATATCAAATTAAAGatcaaaaagaattagaaaaattattagatgatattaaaaatCATCGATTAATTAAAAGAGCAGGAGTGAATTCAAATGGGTtagatattgaaattagtgatgaagaagatcaattattagaagCTTatagaaaacaaaaatttatggagcaacaacaacgattattacaaaataaaaaattgtttgaattatATAAGAATGAAAAATCTAAAGcgtttttcaaatcaattcaagATACTGTTGAAGTgataaaaattgatgatagtGATGACAGCGATATTGAAGACCAGAATAATCCATTTAATAAagacaaaaagaaatctgGATCGGAAACTGATAAAGATgataatcaacaaaaggAGAACgacgacgatgatgatgatgatgatgatgattcattAGATAAAGAAGcaccaattaaaaaaactattaaagttgatgaagcatttattagaaagaaattatcatttttatattccactactgatgaagataaatATGAGCGATTACAAAGAATATCTCGAATTCAACATGGTTTATCTGATGGCGAAgaagatattgatgatatcAATGTATTGAAAAGCaaatctttcaataatttaacAAATAATAGATTGACTCCAACTTTAGAATCATCACAAGGGGGATCTAAAAAGAGAGAACATGAAAATGACACTGACGTtgacgaagaagaagaagaaggagaCGAAGAATTTATGCCAGTTTTCAAAAAGCCATCAATTGtgaaatcatttaaatcatttcAAGAACAACAAGGTATTAGTATTAAAGATGGTAAACATCATTTCTCTGGTGTCACAATTAGTAAACAATATAAAGTTGTTGCTGGATCTAAAGCTTCAATTACGTATATGtctaaaaataataatcacagcaaaaatcaaataaagaatattagagaagagaaaattcaaaaaagtCTACATCTGTCCAGAAGTGGAAATAGTTCATTTTTCGATAATTCAGgttttgaataa